A region of the Leptospira stimsonii genome:
GACGAAGTAAACTTTATTCTTATCTCTGATCCCTAAGTCGACGAGGACCGGATCCTTTAAAATGCGATCGTGTTTTTTAACACAGACATAATTTCCCGATTTTAAAGAGGCTAAGATATTTTTCGGTTCGAGTGTTTCCGTATTTATCAACACGTAACGCGTCAAGGATTGCCCCTCGGGTCGATATAAGAGGGAAACAATGTCCCGCATGGTTATCTTCGAATCCGCCTTCGCCATTTCATATTCATCCTTTGGAAGATAGTGGAGGTCGTCCGAAGCCATACAAAACGGAAATCTTTCTTCGCTTAATAATTTGTCCCAGAGTTCGAGATGATCTCCGAAAGGACTAAAAATCTCGATTGCGTCGTACCGTTGGAGGGTCCGGAGCATCTCATCGGAAAAACTAAAGTTGAGTTTGGGATGATTGATCGTAACGAAGTTACCTTCCTCGCTAAAGCGATCGATCACCCATTGGATGTTTGAGATCGAAGCATAGAATGGAAACGGATCGGATTCCGCCTTACTCGCTCCCAATACCAATAGATGTCTCTTCCTTAAATTTGTTCCCCATTCGAATGCCGGAAGTAGAGTGAGTTTTGGATTTTTAGGTAGGGTGATTCTCTCATAATCGGAGAAGCTAAGAATTTTATATCCGTGTTTAACATATGCGTTTTGAATTTCTTCCACGCTATTTCTTCCGGGAGTGTACCATACTTCGTTCGTATGATTGTGAAAAGACGCTTTCTGCCATTTGAGTTGCAGTTTTTTTCGATAGGGATCGATAATCGTCTCGGAGTGATTTGAAAGTAGCTCATCATGATCGGATCGAAACGAAAAGTATGTAAAAACATTGAAACAAACGAATACGCATAACAAAAATAGAAGAGAAAGAAGGG
Encoded here:
- a CDS encoding phosphoesterase, with the protein product MKKIFERTLLSLLFLLCVFVCFNVFTYFSFRSDHDELLSNHSETIIDPYRKKLQLKWQKASFHNHTNEVWYTPGRNSVEEIQNAYVKHGYKILSFSDYERITLPKNPKLTLLPAFEWGTNLRKRHLLVLGASKAESDPFPFYASISNIQWVIDRFSEEGNFVTINHPKLNFSFSDEMLRTLQRYDAIEIFSPFGDHLELWDKLLSEERFPFCMASDDLHYLPKDEYEMAKADSKITMRDIVSLLYRPEGQSLTRYVLINTETLEPKNILASLKSGNYVCVKKHDRILKDPVLVDLGIRDKNKVYFVFDEKAIHVQLIGKNGKVLGDLFNLKEGFFQIPPSESYVRLQIYFPTSVVLSNAFLRRVQSKL